One segment of Pyricularia oryzae 70-15 chromosome 3, whole genome shotgun sequence DNA contains the following:
- a CDS encoding 40S ribosomal protein S14: MPPKKTQRPAQENISLGPQVREGELVFGVARIFASFNDTFVHVTDLSGRETICRVTGGMKVKADRDESSPYAAMLAAQDVAARCKELGITALHIKIRATGGNGTKTPGPGAQSALRALARSGMKIGRIEDVTPTPSDSTRRKGGRRGRRL; encoded by the exons ATGCCTCCCAAGAAGACTCAACGTCCCGCCCAGGAGAACATCTCCTTGGGCCCCCAGGTCCGCGAGG GTGAGCTCGTCTTCGGCGTTGCCCGTATCTTCGCTTCGTTCAACGACACCTTCGTCCACGTCACCGATCTGAG TGGCCGCGAAACCATCTGCCGTGTCACCGGTGGAATGAAGGTCAAGGCCGACCGTGACGAGTCGTCGCCCTACGCCGCCatgttggctgctcaggacGTCGCCGCTCGCTGCAAGGAGCTGGGCATCACCGCCCTGCACATCAAGATCCGTGCCACTGGTGGTAACGGCACCAAGACCCCCGGCCCCGGTGCCCAGTCCGCCCTCCGTGCCTTGGCCCGTTCTGGCATGAAGATCGGCCGTATCGAGGACGTTACTCCCACGCCCTCCGACTCGACCCGCCGCAAGGGTGGTCGCCGTGGTCGTCGTCTCTGA